In Dromaius novaehollandiae isolate bDroNov1 chromosome 14, bDroNov1.hap1, whole genome shotgun sequence, a genomic segment contains:
- the UBE2I gene encoding SUMO-conjugating enzyme UBC9 isoform X3, giving the protein MGFLHASEKGTPNMSGIALSRLAQERKAWRKDHPFGFVAVPTKNPDGTMNLMNWECAIPGKKGTPWEGGLFKLRMLFKDDYPSSPPKCKFEPPLFHPNVYPSGTVCLSILEEDKDWRPAITIKQILLGIQELLNEPNIQDPAQAEAYTIYCQNRVEYEKRVRAQAKKFAPS; this is encoded by the exons ATGGGTTTTCTCCACGCTTCTGAAAA AGGGACTCCAAATATGTCTGGCATAGCCCTCAGCAGACTTGCACAGGAGAGAAAAGCCTGGAGAAAAGATCATCCTTTT GGATTTGTAGCAGTACCTACAAAAAATCCAGATGGCACAATGAATCTAATGAACTGGGAGTGTGCTATTCCAGGAAAGAAAGGG ACACCATGGGAAGGAGGCTTATTTAAACTACGGATGCTGTTCAAGGATGACTACCCTTCTTCACCCCCAAAAT GTAAATTTGAACCACCGTTATTCCATCCGAATGTGTATCCTTCAGGCACAGTGTGTCTCTCCATCTTAGAGGAGGATAAGGATTGGAGGCCAGCAATCACAATTAAACAG ATCTTGTTAGGAATACAAGAACTTCTAAATGAACCAAATATTCAAGACCCAGCTCAAGCAGAGGCTTACACAATTTACTG ccaAAACAGAGTGGAATATGAGAAGAGGGTTCGAGCACAAGCCAAGAAGTTTGCACCATCATAA
- the UBE2I gene encoding SUMO-conjugating enzyme UBC9 isoform X1, giving the protein MGFLHASEKGTPNMSGIALSRLAQERKAWRKDHPFGFVAVPTKNPDGTMNLMNWECAIPGKKGKSVLQKRGFSPYVPSKRTRQISFETPWEGGLFKLRMLFKDDYPSSPPKCKFEPPLFHPNVYPSGTVCLSILEEDKDWRPAITIKQILLGIQELLNEPNIQDPAQAEAYTIYCQNRVEYEKRVRAQAKKFAPS; this is encoded by the exons ATGGGTTTTCTCCACGCTTCTGAAAA AGGGACTCCAAATATGTCTGGCATAGCCCTCAGCAGACTTGCACAGGAGAGAAAAGCCTGGAGAAAAGATCATCCTTTT GGATTTGTAGCAGTACCTACAAAAAATCCAGATGGCACAATGAATCTAATGAACTGGGAGTGTGCTATTCCAGGAAAGAAAGGG AAGTCAGTTCTTCAGAAGAGAGGCTTTTCTCCTTATGTTCCAAGTAAGAGGACAAGGCAGATATCTTTTGAG ACACCATGGGAAGGAGGCTTATTTAAACTACGGATGCTGTTCAAGGATGACTACCCTTCTTCACCCCCAAAAT GTAAATTTGAACCACCGTTATTCCATCCGAATGTGTATCCTTCAGGCACAGTGTGTCTCTCCATCTTAGAGGAGGATAAGGATTGGAGGCCAGCAATCACAATTAAACAG ATCTTGTTAGGAATACAAGAACTTCTAAATGAACCAAATATTCAAGACCCAGCTCAAGCAGAGGCTTACACAATTTACTG ccaAAACAGAGTGGAATATGAGAAGAGGGTTCGAGCACAAGCCAAGAAGTTTGCACCATCATAA
- the UBE2I gene encoding SUMO-conjugating enzyme UBC9 isoform X2, whose translation MSGIALSRLAQERKAWRKDHPFGFVAVPTKNPDGTMNLMNWECAIPGKKGKSVLQKRGFSPYVPSKRTRQISFETPWEGGLFKLRMLFKDDYPSSPPKCKFEPPLFHPNVYPSGTVCLSILEEDKDWRPAITIKQILLGIQELLNEPNIQDPAQAEAYTIYCQNRVEYEKRVRAQAKKFAPS comes from the exons ATGTCTGGCATAGCCCTCAGCAGACTTGCACAGGAGAGAAAAGCCTGGAGAAAAGATCATCCTTTT GGATTTGTAGCAGTACCTACAAAAAATCCAGATGGCACAATGAATCTAATGAACTGGGAGTGTGCTATTCCAGGAAAGAAAGGG AAGTCAGTTCTTCAGAAGAGAGGCTTTTCTCCTTATGTTCCAAGTAAGAGGACAAGGCAGATATCTTTTGAG ACACCATGGGAAGGAGGCTTATTTAAACTACGGATGCTGTTCAAGGATGACTACCCTTCTTCACCCCCAAAAT GTAAATTTGAACCACCGTTATTCCATCCGAATGTGTATCCTTCAGGCACAGTGTGTCTCTCCATCTTAGAGGAGGATAAGGATTGGAGGCCAGCAATCACAATTAAACAG ATCTTGTTAGGAATACAAGAACTTCTAAATGAACCAAATATTCAAGACCCAGCTCAAGCAGAGGCTTACACAATTTACTG ccaAAACAGAGTGGAATATGAGAAGAGGGTTCGAGCACAAGCCAAGAAGTTTGCACCATCATAA